The following proteins come from a genomic window of Populus nigra chromosome 6, ddPopNigr1.1, whole genome shotgun sequence:
- the LOC133697591 gene encoding serine/threonine-protein phosphatase PP1 isozyme 4 has product MATQGQAAMDHAVLDDIIRRLTEVRSARPGKQVQLSEAEIKQLCVASREIFLQQPVLLELEAPIKICGDIHGQYSDLLRLFEYGGFPPGANYLFLGDYVDRGKQSLETICLLLAYKIKYPENFFLLRGNHECASINRIYGFYDECKRRFNVRLWKSFTDSFNCLPVAALIDDKILCMHGGLSPDLTNLDQIRNLPRPTAVPDTGLLCDLLWSDPGRDVKGWGMNDRGVSYTFGPDKVQEFLTKHDLDLVCRAHQVVEDGYEFFADRQLVTIFSAPNYCGEFDNAGAMMSVDENLMCSFQILKPAEKKAKFMMSNKM; this is encoded by the exons ATGGCTACACAAGGGCAGGCGGCGATGGACCATGCTGTCCTAGATGACATAATCAGACGGTTAACAGAAGTCCGATCAGCCAGACCAGGCAAGCAAGTTCAGCTATCGGAGGCTGAGATCAAGCAACTCTGTGTCGCTTCTCGTGAAATTTTTCTTCAACAACCTGTTCTGCTCGAGCTTGAAGCCCCCATCAAGATATGCG GTGACATTCATGGGCAATATAGTGATTTATTGAGACTTTTTGAGTATGGTGGTTTTCCTCCTGGggcaaattatctttttttgggGGACTATGTTGATCGAGGAAAGCAAAGTTTGGAAACTATATGCCTTTTGCTTGCCTATAAGATTAAATATCCAGAGAACTTCTTTCTCTTACGAGGAAACCATGAATGTGCTTCTATAAATCGGATATATGGATTTTATGATGAATGTAAGCGGCGGTTTAATGTAAGGCTATGGAAATCCTTTACTGACAGTTTCAACTGCCTTCCTGTTGCTGCTTTGATAGATGACAAAATTTTGTGCATGCATGGCGGTCTTTCCCCTGATTTGACAAATTTGGATCAAATTAGAAACTTGCCCCGCCCAACTGCTGTTCCAGATACTGGTTTGCTGTGTGATTTACTCTGGTCGGATCCTGGTAGAGATGTTAAGGGATGGGGGATGAATGATAGAGGAGTTTCTTACACCTTTGGTCCTGATAAGGTGCAAGAATTCTTGACAAAGCATGATTTAGACCTTGTCTGTCGTGCACATCAG GTTGTGGAAGATGGGTATGAATTCTTTGCCGACAGGCAACTTGTTACCATATTTTCAGCTCCCAACTACTGTGGTGAATTTGACAATGCTGGTGCTATGATGAGTGTTGATGAAAATTTGATGTGCTCCTTTCAAATTTTAAAGCCTGCTGAGAAAAAAGCGAAGTTCATGATGTCAAACAAAATGTGA